One Pagrus major chromosome 15, Pma_NU_1.0 DNA window includes the following coding sequences:
- the fbxo28 gene encoding F-box only protein 28: MATVVDRVDGCVGSLDSDAVSPRQSSPPPDQNNPLLGLPIVAIETILNFLSYDEISLLRSVCKRMDMICQRVLNQGFLKVERYHSLCQRQVKAQLPRRESERRNHSLARHADILAAVETRLSLLNMTFMKYVDSNLCCFIPGKVIDEIYRVLRYVNSTRAPQRAHEVLQELRDISSMAMEYFDEKIVPILKKKLPGADLSGRLIGSAPVAGPSTSLTTMSLLAKNTPSRSEMTKVQQQVKVNGASMTVLRREMQEIRVKQLEQQKQLQDQEQKLLEQTQVIAEQNARLAELEHKLRELMDSSAAAMGGPRPSTAVPSTSSSAAVSSTVASTSGTVLPGGSVAATSLPLEPEGEGGSSLKRTRKSSDLPRQSKRLRSKK; encoded by the exons ATGGCGACCGTCGTAGACAGAGTTGATGGATGTGTTGGGTCATTGGACTCAGACGCGGTGTCACCGAGACAGTCAAGCCCTCCACCGGACCAGAACAACCCGCTGCTAGGACTGCCCATCGTGGCCATTGAGACTATTCTCAATTTTTTGTCTTACGATGAGATCAGCCTGCTGCGCTCG GTGTGTAAGCGAATGGACATGATTTGTCAGCGTGTCCTGAATCAGGGCTTCCTGAAGGTGGAGCGTTACCATAGTCTGTGCCAGAGGCAAGTCAAAGCCCAGCTGCCCAG GCgagagtcagagaggagaaaCCATTCACTGGCCCGTCATGCTGACATCTTGGCTGCCGTGGAGACGCGCCTCTCTCTGCTCAACATGACCTTCATGAAATATGTCGACTCCAACCTCTGCTGCTTCATCCCTGGAAAG GTGATAGATGAGATTTACCGCGTGCTGCGCTACGTGAACTCCACTCGAGCCCCCCAGCGAGCTCATGAGGTTCTGCAGGAGTTGAGGGACATCTCCTCCATGGCCATGGAGTACTTTGATGAGAAGATTGTTCCCATCTTGAAGAAGAAGCTTCCAGGGGCCGACCTGTCCGGCCGCCTCATTGGCTCTGCACCAG TGGCAGGTCCATCAACCTCCCTAACCACCATGTCTCTGCTGGCCAAGAACACGCCATCGCGCTCAGAGATGACCAaagtgcagcagcaggtgaaggTGAACGGGGCGTCAATGACAGTACTGCGAAGGGAGATGCAGGAAATTCGTGTCAAGCAACtggagcagcagaagcagctgcAGGACCAGGAGCAGAAGCTGCTGGAACAGACCCAGGTGATCGCTGAGCAAAACGCCCGCCTGGCCGAGCTGGAACACAAGCTCCGCGAACTGATGGACAGTAGTGCTGCTGCTATGGGAGGTCCCAGGCCCAGCACAGCTGTCCCCTCCACGTCCAGCAGTGCTGCTGTGTCTTCCACTGTTGCCAGCACGTCTGGTACTGTGTTGCCAGGTGGCAGCGTGGCCGCAACCTCTCTACCCTTAGAGCCAGAGGGCGAGGGAGGGTCATCACTCAAACGCACCAGAAAGAGCTCAGACCTTCCACGACAGTCCAAACGACTGCGCAGCAAGAAATAA
- the polr1c gene encoding DNA-directed RNA polymerases I and III subunit RPAC1 — MAATMKNVEEIRNRVILGEFGVRNVHTSDFPGNYPGYDDTWDMQKFQKNFRIDIVHLDESSMEFDMVGIDAAIANAFRRILLAEVPTMAIEKVFIYNNTSIVQDEVLAHRLGLIPIRADPRLFEYRNTGEEAAEEEGSEIDTIQLQLKIKCSRNPRASKDSSDPRELYLNHMVYSRDIKWVPIGNQADVFADSSIGPVHDDILIAQLRPGQELDIIMHCVKGIGKDHAKFSPVATASYRLLPEITLLEQVEGEKAERLKRCFSRGVIDLEDVNGEKVAKVVNSRLDTCSREVLRHDDLKNVVKLGRVRDHFIFTVESTGILPPDVLVTEAIKVLMAKCQRFLNELDSTDIK; from the exons ATGGCTGCGACCATGAAGAACGTGGAAGAGATTCGGAATAGAGTAATTCTTGGGGAATTTGGTGTGAGGAAT GTTCATACATCAGATTTCCCTGGAAACTACCCCGGCTATGATGACACTTGGGACATGCAGAAATTTCAAAAG AACTTCCGAATTGACATAGTGCATCTTGATGAGAGCAGTATGGAGTTTGACATGGTGGGGATTGATGCAGCCATTGCCAATGCCTTCAGAAGGATCTTGCTAGCAGAG GTGCCTACCATGGCTATAGAGAAGGTGTTTATCTATAACAACACATCCATCGTCCAGGATGAAGTCCTGGCCCACAGATTAGGCCTTATCCCCATCAGAGCTGACCCTCGCCTGTTTGAGTACAGGAACACTG GTGAagaggctgcagaggaggaaggttCAGAAATAGACACAATTCAACTACAGCTGAAGATTAAATGCAGCAGGAACCCCCGAGCCAGCAAAGACTCCTCTGATCCACGAGAACTGTATCTGAACCACATGG TTTATTCCAGGGACATAAAGTGGGTCCCCATTGGGAACCAGGCAGATGTGTTTGCAGACTCCAGCATCGGGCCGGTACATGATGACATCTTGATAGCTCAGCTACGACCAGGACAGGAGCTGGACATTATCATGCACTGTGTCAAAGGAATTG GTAAGGACCATGCTAAGTTCTCTCCAGTGGCCACAGCCAGCTACCGCCTCCTCCCAGAGATCACCCTGCTGGAGCAGGTAGAGGGGGAGAAGGCTGAACGCTTAAAGCGTTGCTTCTCACGAGGAGTTATCGACCTGGAAGATGTTAATG GGGAAAAGGTTGCCAAAGTGGTGAACAGTCGTCTGGATACATGCAGCAGGGAAGTCCTCCGACATGATGACTTGAAGAATGTGGTGAAGCTCGGGAGAGTGCGAGACCATTTCATCT TTACTGTGGAGTCGACTGGCATCCTGCCTCCAGATGTCCTGGTCACAGAGGCCATCAAAGTCCTCATGGCCAAGTGTCAGAGGTTTCTCAATGAACTGGACTCTACTGACATCAAGTGA